Proteins from a genomic interval of Flammeovirgaceae bacterium SG7u.111:
- a CDS encoding RagB/SusD family nutrient uptake outer membrane protein, with protein sequence MKKFKFYLISLLSFLLVMSSCEDDLEQVNPNAVTTGSFWKSASDFDKGLNAVYSALQFPSVSGGELNKQMLRSDFGGTESWYGVHLQYTNLAWNDASDFVTNRWSELYIGVFRANQVIDNLQKDGISGMTEEDKVLIEAQARFIRGLNYFWLAHTYNGAVIHTTVAELDDDLKKEFSPRAEVISQMVIPDFEFAYNNLPEKWGDAELGRVTWGAAASMLGKTYLYEKDWAKAATYFKEVIDKGLYRLTDDYMENFTSEGEFNSESIFEVVFSDNYKPGAGGNNHDDINGVTGSEATSIASGFASITGGGGYNSCMPTYWLQELFVAGDSIDIANPDNFGKRYSRRTYASIVVEFGDGEYYNAPLTSTADENSKANFSYGQGSKVKKWTNWYWADSEDVATGGRSGVNFRHIRLADVYLMYAEAVLERDGDGGVAEAISYIDMVRERAGVLTLEQYRADNGGQIPQLHVSRFANGLDSHPLTAVNKESIMTHLRMVERPLELSFEGHRWYDLVRWGIVKEVFDARRAEEVKIEGRLGNPIPATQPKIFPLYLNQRVRLDFVKPAANYSSTAHDYFPVPSIEVQANGNL encoded by the coding sequence ATGAAAAAATTTAAATTTTATTTGATATCACTTTTGAGCTTTCTCCTTGTGATGAGTTCATGTGAAGATGATTTGGAACAGGTAAATCCCAATGCGGTAACAACAGGTTCGTTTTGGAAATCTGCCTCAGATTTCGATAAAGGGCTAAATGCTGTATACAGTGCTTTGCAATTTCCTTCAGTTAGTGGGGGGGAGCTAAATAAGCAAATGCTTAGAAGTGATTTTGGAGGTACTGAAAGCTGGTATGGTGTGCACTTGCAGTATACTAACTTGGCTTGGAATGATGCATCTGACTTTGTTACTAATCGTTGGTCTGAACTTTATATTGGTGTGTTTAGAGCAAACCAAGTAATTGACAACTTGCAAAAAGACGGAATCTCGGGAATGACAGAGGAAGACAAGGTGTTGATTGAAGCTCAAGCAAGATTTATCAGGGGTTTAAATTATTTCTGGTTAGCTCATACTTACAATGGTGCTGTAATTCATACAACTGTTGCTGAGCTTGACGATGACTTGAAAAAAGAATTCTCTCCAAGAGCCGAAGTTATTTCTCAAATGGTTATCCCTGATTTTGAGTTTGCGTATAACAACCTTCCTGAAAAATGGGGGGATGCTGAACTAGGTCGTGTGACTTGGGGTGCTGCCGCTTCTATGTTGGGTAAAACGTACCTATATGAAAAAGACTGGGCGAAAGCTGCTACTTATTTCAAAGAAGTGATCGATAAAGGTCTTTACCGCCTTACAGATGATTACATGGAGAACTTTACTTCTGAAGGGGAATTTAACTCTGAGTCAATTTTTGAAGTAGTTTTCTCTGATAACTACAAGCCTGGTGCAGGTGGTAATAATCATGACGATATCAATGGTGTTACAGGTTCAGAAGCTACTTCTATAGCAAGTGGTTTTGCAAGTATCACAGGTGGTGGGGGGTACAACTCCTGTATGCCAACTTACTGGTTGCAAGAGCTTTTTGTAGCAGGAGACTCTATTGATATAGCAAACCCAGATAACTTTGGTAAGCGCTACTCTAGAAGAACATATGCATCTATTGTGGTTGAATTTGGTGACGGGGAGTATTACAATGCACCATTGACTAGTACCGCTGATGAAAACTCTAAAGCTAACTTTAGCTACGGGCAAGGTTCAAAAGTGAAAAAATGGACAAACTGGTATTGGGCTGATTCTGAGGACGTAGCTACTGGAGGAAGGTCTGGAGTCAACTTTAGACATATTCGTTTGGCAGATGTGTATTTGATGTATGCAGAAGCTGTACTTGAAAGAGACGGTGACGGTGGTGTAGCCGAAGCGATATCTTACATAGATATGGTAAGGGAAAGAGCTGGCGTGCTTACTTTGGAGCAATACAGGGCTGATAATGGAGGCCAAATCCCTCAGCTTCACGTATCTCGCTTCGCCAACGGCTTGGACAGCCACCCACTTACGGCAGTGAACAAAGAATCAATCATGACTCACCTAAGAATGGTTGAGCGTCCGTTGGAGCTTTCTTTCGAGGGGCACAGATGGTACGACTTGGTGAGATGGGGAATAGTGAAAGAAGTGTTTGATGCAAGAAGGGCAGAAGAGGTAAAGATTGAAGGCAGATTAGGCAACCCTATTCCTGCTACTCAGCCTAAGATTTTCCCATTGTACCTCAACCAGAGGGTAAGGTTAGATTTTGTGAAGCCAGCAGCAAATTACTCTAGTACTGCTCACGATTACTTCCCTGTTCCTTCTATCGAGGTTCAAGCTAATGGCAATCTTTAA